In a genomic window of Zingiber officinale cultivar Zhangliang chromosome 9B, Zo_v1.1, whole genome shotgun sequence:
- the LOC122024452 gene encoding cyclic phosphodiesterase-like: protein MAEDPTKAAKEVYSVWALPPDDVRDRIKRIMAALRSEFGGPAFEPHITVVGAISLAPDDALCRFRSACAALSRYPARVSAAARGTFFYQCVFLLVDPTPEVVATKSHSCIHFRYENSTPYMPHLSLLYADLPDEVKEKARLRVEELDKEITGINFEVAALALYRTDTEDKSLESWEPVEVYQLPPNPK from the exons ATGGCCGAAGATCCAACCAAGGCGGCGAAGGAGGTGTACTCCGTGTGGGCCCTTCCGCCGGATGACGTCAGGGACCGGATCAAGCGCATCATGGCTGCCCTCCGCTCCGAGTTCGGCGGCCCTGCGTTCGAGCCCCACATCACCGTCGTCGGCGCCATCTCCCTCGCCCCCGACGATGCCCTCTGCAGGTTCCGATCCGCCTGCGCCGCTCTCTCTCGTTACCCTGCCCGTGTCTCCGCCGCCGCCCGCGGCACCTTCTTCTACCAGTGCGTCTTTCTCCTCGTCGACCCTACCCCCGAG GTGGTCGCGACCAAATCCCACTCCTGCATCCACTTCAGATACGAGAATTCAACGC CGTATATGCCGCATTTGAGTCTCTTGTACGCGGATCTGCCGGACGAGGTGAAGGAGAAGGCTCGGTTGAGGGTGGAAGAGCTGGACAAGGAGATCACCGGCATCAACTTCGAGGTCGCAGCGCTCGCGCTCTACAGGACGGACACGGAAGACAAGAGCTTGGAATCGTGGGAGCCAGTGGAGGTCTACCAGCTGCCCCCAAATCCCAAGTAA
- the LOC122024451 gene encoding VQ motif-containing protein 4-like: MDFYPSMEKEKTQSPISSASSSSSRNGAAAAAVPSLIIPKSVPKSVDDSAFVTTFIQADAGYFKQAVQMLTGSSETAAKHHHHSAPPPLPAKNGVSVAAMATGPKKPAFKLYERRGSLKNLKMISPMIPSFAGPYSSSPLGAAFSPRRQPEILSPSVLDLPSLTLSPVTPLIPDPFNRSPQPNPSPAAAISAEERAIAEKGFYLHPSPRTTPRDAAPPTLLPLFPVTSPTAPAASAAASSS, encoded by the coding sequence ATGGATTTTTATCCATCAATGGAGAAGGAGAAGACCCAGTCCCCGATCTCCTCCGCCAGCAGCAGCAGCAGTAGAAAtggagcggcggcggcggcggttccGTCATTGATCATTCCCAAATCAGTGCCAAAGTCTGTGGATGACAGCGCTTTCGTCACCACCTTTATCCAGGCCGACGCCGGATACTTCAAGCAGGCCGTCCAGATGCTCACCGGCTCCTCCGAAACCGCCGCCAAGCACCACCATCACTCGGCGCCTCCTCCGCTTCCCGCAAAGAACGGGGTCTCGGTTGCAGCCATGGCGACGGGGCCGAAGAAGCCGGCGTTCAAGCTCTACGAGCGCCGCGGGAGCCTCAAGAATCTGAAAATGATAAGCCCGATGATCCCCAGCTTCGCGGGGCCTTACTCTAGTTCCCCCCTCGGCGCCGCGTTCTCCCCGCGCAGGCAGCCGGAGATCCTTTCCCCCAGCGTGCTCGACCTGCCGTCGTTGACCCTCAGCCCCGTCACTCCGTTGATCCCTGATCCGTTCAACCGGTCGCCGCAGCCGAATCCGTCACCGGCGGCCGCAATCTCGGCCGAAGAGCGGGCCATCGCCGAGAAGGGATTCTACCTGCACCCTTCTCCTAGGACCACGCCGAGGGACGCGGCGCCACCGACGCTGCTGCCGCTCTTCCCGGTGACATCGCCGACGGCACCCGCTGCTTCCGCCGCCGCCTCTTCTTCCTGA